Proteins from one Staphylococcus sp. IVB6214 genomic window:
- the ftsZ gene encoding cell division protein FtsZ yields the protein MLEFEQGFNHLATLKVIGVGGGGNNAVNRMIDHGMNNVEFIAINTDGQALNLSRAESKIQIGEKLTRGLGAGANPEIGKKAAEESREQIEDAIQGADMVFVTAGMGGGTGTGAAPVVAKIAKEMGALTVGVVTRPFSFEGRKRQTQAAAGVESMKAAVDTLIVIPNDRLLDIVDKSTPMMEAFKEADNVLRQGVQGISDLIAVSGEVNLDFADVKTIMSNQGSALMGIGVSSGENRAVEAAKKAISSPLLETSIVGAQGVLMNITGGESLSLFEAQEAADIVQDAADEDVNMIFGTVINPELQDEIVVTVIATGFEDKPSSQARKQGHSGFGASATQTPAKESNFGGSTSVQDKEADTTRSHSTAEDDIPSFIRNREERRSRRTRR from the coding sequence ATGTTAGAATTTGAACAAGGGTTTAATCATTTAGCGACACTTAAAGTTATTGGTGTCGGTGGTGGCGGTAACAACGCTGTAAACCGTATGATCGATCACGGTATGAACAATGTTGAATTTATCGCAATTAATACAGACGGCCAAGCTTTGAACTTATCTAGAGCTGAGTCGAAAATTCAAATCGGTGAAAAATTAACACGTGGATTAGGTGCAGGTGCTAACCCTGAAATCGGTAAAAAAGCTGCAGAAGAATCACGTGAACAAATTGAAGATGCCATTCAAGGTGCTGATATGGTATTCGTTACAGCTGGTATGGGTGGCGGTACTGGTACTGGTGCAGCACCAGTTGTAGCCAAAATCGCAAAAGAAATGGGCGCATTAACAGTAGGTGTTGTGACACGTCCATTCAGCTTTGAAGGTCGTAAACGTCAAACACAAGCAGCTGCAGGTGTAGAATCTATGAAAGCTGCTGTGGATACATTAATCGTAATCCCTAATGACCGTTTATTAGACATCGTTGATAAGTCAACACCAATGATGGAAGCGTTCAAAGAAGCAGACAATGTATTGCGTCAAGGTGTACAAGGTATCTCTGACTTAATCGCTGTATCAGGTGAAGTAAACTTAGACTTTGCAGACGTTAAGACAATCATGTCTAACCAAGGTTCAGCATTAATGGGTATCGGTGTATCTTCTGGTGAAAACCGTGCTGTTGAAGCAGCGAAGAAAGCCATTTCATCACCATTGCTTGAAACATCTATCGTAGGTGCACAAGGTGTGCTGATGAACATTACAGGTGGCGAATCATTGTCATTATTCGAAGCACAAGAAGCGGCTGATATCGTACAAGATGCAGCTGATGAAGATGTGAACATGATCTTCGGTACTGTAATTAACCCAGAGCTACAAGATGAGATTGTTGTGACTGTTATTGCGACTGGTTTTGAAGATAAACCATCTTCACAAGCACGCAAACAAGGTCATTCTGGTTTCGGAGCGAGTGCGACACAAACTCCAGCTAAAGAATCTAACTTTGGTGGTTCAACATCAGTTCAAGATAAAGAAGCTGACACAACACGTTCACACAGCACTGCTGAAGATGATATTCCAAGCTTCATCCGTAACAGAGAAGAACGACGCTCAAGAAGAACACGTCGCTAA
- a CDS encoding FtsQ-type POTRA domain-containing protein, whose amino-acid sequence MTEKIPKVDQTFLKEKRLRQLKKRRRIQLGVVLGLILIVIIILAYMYTPISLVKQVNVHGNHYVATERIKKDLKLNKETRVYSYDSGQAETRIEKHPLIKEANIRKGLFDSLDIQITEHTIVGIVNVKGKDVPVVENGRILKSYNEAIPNEAPYLQGFKGTEKQKLVEALEKMDRTTRAQISEIVYEPKKNQPHLIRLYMRDGIEVLGNTKTIAQKLKYYPSMSQALDKYDSGQLKRSGYIDLSVGATFIPYDNDEKDNDDSASSQQVVNKTQLEDEAKNELQKALNKIKERDEDAQ is encoded by the coding sequence ATGACTGAAAAAATCCCAAAAGTTGATCAAACGTTTCTTAAAGAAAAGCGCCTTCGTCAATTGAAAAAGCGCCGTCGCATTCAATTAGGTGTCGTGTTAGGCTTGATTTTAATTGTCATTATTATTTTAGCCTATATGTATACGCCGATAAGTCTCGTTAAACAGGTGAATGTACACGGCAATCATTATGTTGCAACAGAGCGAATTAAAAAAGACTTAAAGCTTAACAAAGAGACGAGAGTTTATTCGTACGATAGCGGACAAGCTGAAACACGTATTGAAAAACATCCACTCATCAAGGAAGCAAACATTCGGAAAGGATTATTTGATTCGTTAGATATTCAAATTACAGAACATACCATTGTCGGTATTGTTAATGTAAAAGGCAAAGATGTGCCTGTTGTTGAAAATGGACGGATATTGAAGTCTTATAACGAAGCAATTCCGAATGAAGCACCATATCTTCAGGGCTTCAAAGGTACAGAAAAACAAAAACTTGTTGAAGCACTTGAAAAAATGGATCGTACAACACGTGCGCAAATCTCAGAAATTGTTTATGAGCCAAAGAAGAATCAGCCACACTTAATTCGTTTGTATATGCGTGATGGCATTGAAGTGCTCGGTAATACGAAAACAATCGCACAAAAGTTAAAGTATTATCCGAGCATGTCTCAAGCGTTAGATAAGTATGATTCAGGACAGTTAAAACGATCAGGCTATATTGATTTATCAGTAGGTGCCACATTTATCCCATATGACAACGATGAGAAGGATAATGATGATTCAGCAAGTTCACAACAAGTAGTGAACAAAACGCAATTAGAAGATGAAGCGAAAAATGAACTGCAAAAAGCTTTGAATAAGATTAAAGAGCGCGATGAAGATGCGCAATAA
- the ftsA gene encoding cell division protein FtsA — MEEHYYVSVDIGSSSVKVIVGEKFHNGINVIGTGQTYTNGIKNGLIDDFDIAKQAIKDTIKKASIASGIDIKEVFLKLPIVRTEVYDETHTMEFHQDTEIEGTHIETLLEAIRNKNDVEDTEVVNVYPLRFVVDETNEVSDPKELVARHSLQVDAGVIAINKSDLINMIKCVESSGVDVFDVYSDAYNYRSILTPTERELGACVIDIGEDLTQISYYERGELLDADVVLMAGRHITDDIAQFLNTTHDSAEKIKQQYGHAFYDSASDQDVFTVEPLDSDEVAQYTQKELSDVIEARVEDIFFAVFDILEALDLKKVNGGFVVTGGSANLLGVKELLQDMVSEKVRIHTPSQMGVRKPEFSSAISTISSSIAFDELLDYVTISNHDNEEIEEEVIENDVKSHEAKPNGFESFFKRKPKKQASSDLAEDDTSADTHVEHTDAENGEPKQEESKFKKIMKSLFD, encoded by the coding sequence ATGGAAGAGCATTATTATGTGAGTGTAGATATCGGCTCATCAAGCGTGAAAGTAATCGTTGGTGAAAAATTTCATAACGGAATTAACGTGATAGGTACAGGGCAAACCTATACGAATGGAATAAAAAATGGCTTGATCGATGATTTTGATATTGCGAAACAAGCGATTAAAGACACAATTAAAAAAGCATCTATTGCTTCAGGCATAGATATTAAAGAAGTATTTTTGAAGTTACCAATTGTAAGAACAGAAGTATACGATGAAACACACACAATGGAATTTCATCAAGATACGGAAATCGAAGGAACACATATTGAAACACTTCTAGAAGCTATTCGCAATAAGAACGATGTTGAAGACACAGAAGTCGTTAACGTATATCCACTTCGCTTTGTAGTTGACGAAACAAATGAAGTGTCAGATCCAAAAGAACTTGTTGCCCGTCATTCTTTACAAGTCGATGCAGGTGTGATCGCCATCAACAAATCTGATCTTATCAACATGATTAAATGTGTTGAGTCAAGTGGCGTAGATGTGTTTGATGTCTATTCTGACGCCTACAATTATCGCTCAATTTTGACACCGACAGAAAGAGAACTCGGTGCATGTGTGATTGATATTGGTGAAGATTTAACACAAATCTCTTACTACGAGCGTGGTGAATTGTTAGATGCAGACGTTGTATTGATGGCAGGACGTCACATTACAGATGACATTGCGCAATTCCTAAATACGACGCACGATTCAGCTGAAAAGATTAAGCAACAATATGGACATGCATTTTACGATTCAGCATCCGACCAAGATGTGTTTACTGTTGAACCGCTCGATTCGGATGAAGTCGCACAGTATACACAGAAAGAGTTAAGTGATGTGATCGAAGCACGTGTTGAAGACATCTTCTTCGCCGTATTCGATATTTTAGAAGCGCTCGACTTGAAGAAGGTTAACGGCGGATTTGTCGTTACAGGTGGCTCAGCCAACTTATTAGGTGTGAAGGAACTTTTACAAGATATGGTAAGTGAGAAGGTACGTATTCATACACCATCTCAAATGGGTGTACGTAAACCAGAATTTTCTTCAGCGATTTCAACAATTTCTAGCAGTATTGCTTTTGACGAGTTATTAGATTATGTTACAATTAGTAATCATGATAACGAGGAAATCGAAGAAGAAGTTATTGAAAATGACGTAAAATCTCACGAAGCAAAACCAAATGGATTTGAATCATTCTTTAAAAGAAAACCGAAAAAGCAAGCATCATCAGATCTAGCTGAAGATGATACAAGTGCTGATACACATGTAGAACATACAGACGCTGAAAACGGTGAACCGAAGCAAGAAGAAAGTAAATTCAAAAAAATTATGAAATCTCTGTTTGATTGA
- a CDS encoding YggS family pyridoxal phosphate-dependent enzyme: protein MSVKENFNEIENTLKQHISHDGDGTLPNVIAVTKYVTIERAQEAYDAGLRHFGENRLEGFLEKKAALPDDVTMHFIGSLQSRKVKDVINEIDYLHALDRKSLAKEINKRAEHEIKCFVQVNVSGEASKHGVSLDEVLPFIEMLETYEHIRVVGLMTMAPYTDDEAYLKSIFKQLKHKRDEIQAQHLSHAPCTELSMGMSNDYALATEEGATFVRIGTRLVGKEE from the coding sequence ATGTCAGTTAAAGAGAACTTTAATGAAATTGAAAACACATTGAAACAACATATTTCACATGATGGTGACGGCACATTGCCAAACGTGATTGCCGTTACAAAATATGTTACAATAGAGCGAGCTCAAGAAGCTTATGATGCAGGGCTACGTCACTTTGGTGAGAATCGTCTGGAAGGTTTTTTAGAGAAAAAGGCGGCATTACCAGATGATGTAACGATGCATTTTATCGGTTCATTACAATCACGAAAAGTAAAAGATGTCATCAATGAGATCGATTACTTACATGCGTTAGACCGAAAAAGTTTAGCGAAAGAAATCAATAAACGCGCGGAACATGAAATTAAATGCTTTGTACAAGTTAACGTATCAGGTGAGGCATCAAAACACGGTGTCAGCCTCGACGAAGTCTTGCCGTTTATTGAGATGCTGGAGACGTATGAACACATCCGTGTTGTAGGGTTAATGACGATGGCACCTTATACGGATGATGAAGCATATTTGAAGTCAATATTTAAACAACTTAAACATAAACGTGATGAGATCCAAGCACAACATTTATCTCATGCCCCATGTACAGAACTGTCTATGGGAATGAGTAATGATTATGCTCTTGCAACAGAAGAAGGCGCAACATTTGTTAGGATCGGCACGCGTCTAGTAGGAAAAGAGGAGTGA
- a CDS encoding YggT family protein, producing the protein MSVELLQTIVQFILFVVRIYSIGMIIYIFMSWIPGARESIVGQYMAKLYEPYLGIFRRFIPPLGGMLDLSPVVAFIVLNLFSRGIIAIYYFIINQFY; encoded by the coding sequence ATGAGTGTAGAATTATTACAAACGATCGTACAATTCATTCTATTTGTTGTACGTATATACTCAATCGGGATGATTATTTATATTTTCATGTCATGGATACCTGGTGCAAGGGAAAGTATTGTCGGACAATATATGGCAAAATTATATGAGCCATACTTAGGAATCTTCCGTCGTTTTATTCCGCCATTAGGAGGCATGCTTGATCTATCACCGGTTGTCGCTTTTATCGTCTTGAATTTATTTTCTCGCGGTATCATTGCGATATATTATTTTATTATCAATCAATTTTATTAA
- a CDS encoding cell division protein SepF — protein sequence MAIKDLFNGFFTIEEEEDTFVEEQEARQQQRKASETAQASKPAHERPRAIQSVPKKQPTRIKTPKNERLHQVPQQSNNQGQGNVVSMNQSQEVEQNGSSKMCLFEPRVFSDTQDIADELKNRRATLVNLQRIDQVSAKRIIDFLSGTVYAIGGDIQRVGADIFLCTPDNVEVAGSITDQIESMETQYE from the coding sequence ATGGCAATTAAAGATTTGTTCAACGGTTTTTTTACAATTGAAGAAGAAGAGGATACGTTTGTAGAAGAACAAGAAGCACGTCAACAACAGCGTAAAGCGTCTGAGACGGCACAAGCGTCGAAGCCAGCACATGAACGTCCACGTGCGATTCAATCAGTGCCTAAAAAGCAACCAACACGTATCAAAACACCGAAGAACGAACGTTTACATCAAGTGCCGCAGCAATCGAATAATCAAGGACAGGGGAACGTGGTAAGTATGAATCAGTCTCAAGAAGTGGAACAAAATGGTAGCTCGAAAATGTGCTTGTTTGAGCCACGTGTGTTTTCTGACACGCAAGACATTGCAGACGAACTTAAAAATCGTCGTGCCACTTTAGTAAACTTGCAACGTATTGATCAAGTGTCTGCGAAGCGTATTATCGACTTCCTTAGCGGGACTGTTTATGCGATTGGTGGCGATATTCAACGCGTAGGTGCGGATATTTTCTTATGTACACCTGACAATGTAGAAGTTGCTGGTAGTATTACGGATCAAATCGAATCAATGGAGACGCAATACGAATAA
- a CDS encoding DivIVA domain-containing protein, producing MAYTPSEIKNKSFTRIKNGFEPTEVESYLSELSREIERLKEDKKQLEQFLAERDSHIQSFKEVEKSVGEALVSAQRAADETKAAAQKEQEAIIAKAQAEGDRIVNDSLEKARRISFQTEDMKRQSKVFRSRFKMLVEAQLDLLKNDDWDYLLNYDLDAQQVTEENFAHLSEQDITEADKEKSSESKEQKEQKEQKETDKQEK from the coding sequence ATGGCTTATACACCAAGTGAAATTAAAAATAAATCATTCACACGAATTAAAAATGGTTTTGAACCGACAGAAGTCGAATCATATTTGAGTGAATTATCTCGTGAAATTGAACGCTTAAAAGAAGACAAAAAGCAATTGGAGCAGTTTTTAGCTGAGCGTGATTCACACATTCAATCATTCAAAGAAGTTGAAAAGTCAGTCGGGGAAGCACTTGTGAGTGCACAGCGTGCTGCAGATGAAACAAAAGCCGCTGCACAAAAAGAACAAGAAGCAATCATTGCCAAAGCACAAGCTGAGGGTGACCGTATTGTGAATGATAGCCTTGAAAAGGCACGTCGTATTTCATTCCAAACAGAAGATATGAAGCGTCAATCAAAAGTCTTTCGTTCACGATTCAAGATGCTTGTTGAAGCGCAGTTAGATTTGTTAAAAAATGATGATTGGGATTACTTACTCAATTATGATTTGGATGCACAACAAGTCACTGAGGAAAACTTTGCACATTTAAGTGAACAAGATATTACGGAAGCTGACAAAGAAAAAAGTTCAGAATCCAAAGAACAAAAAGAACAAAAAGAACAAAAAGAGACAGACAAGCAAGAGAAATAA
- a CDS encoding RNA-binding protein yields the protein MDIYQHFRVEERPIIDNLLDKVRTASQQYAPVLTYFLDPRSQYILEVIVGSFPEMNVHFNGGQNAERCRAVIAPDYYVPQEADFELTVIEVDYPEKFVTLEHRHILGTIMSLGIEREQVGDIIVGDRIQFVLTNQLESYIMMELRKIKGATVKLHIVSLQDMVQSKAYWQTVDATVSALRLDVVLKEMIHKSRSIAKELIQRKRVKVNHTVIEAVDYQLEQGDLLSIQGFGRARITAVGDRTKKDKLRITYQTLFK from the coding sequence ATCGATATATATCAACATTTTAGGGTGGAAGAACGTCCGATTATTGATAATTTGTTAGATAAAGTACGTACTGCATCACAACAATATGCCCCTGTTCTAACATATTTTTTAGATCCAAGAAGTCAATATATTTTAGAAGTGATTGTGGGGAGTTTTCCAGAGATGAATGTTCACTTCAATGGAGGACAAAATGCAGAACGTTGTCGTGCAGTTATTGCGCCTGACTACTATGTTCCACAAGAAGCGGATTTTGAACTGACAGTGATTGAAGTAGATTATCCTGAAAAGTTTGTGACACTCGAACACCGTCATATATTAGGGACAATCATGTCACTTGGAATTGAGCGAGAACAAGTAGGAGATATTATTGTAGGAGATCGAATTCAGTTTGTTTTGACAAATCAGCTAGAATCTTATATTATGATGGAATTAAGAAAGATTAAAGGGGCAACAGTTAAACTTCATATCGTTTCCTTGCAAGATATGGTACAATCTAAAGCATACTGGCAAACAGTAGATGCGACTGTAAGCGCACTGCGTCTTGATGTTGTATTGAAAGAAATGATACATAAATCTCGGTCGATTGCAAAAGAACTGATACAGCGTAAACGTGTAAAAGTGAACCACACTGTGATTGAAGCAGTTGATTATCAATTGGAACAAGGTGACTTATTATCCATACAAGGTTTTGGGAGAGCACGTATTACCGCAGTTGGTGATCGTACAAAAAAAGATAAATTGAGAATAACCTATCAAACATTATTTAAATAG
- the pgeF gene encoding peptidoglycan editing factor PgeF: MEAFVQRGHYLSYEPALTQGITLGFTTRHGGVSPYPKDAFNMARYIDDAPENITHHQNVLAEEIGISRQQWVFPIQTHGHTVVEITAADQGKNIHELSDDVLYGVDGMYTFDTDTVLTMCYADCVPIYFYSPKHHFIGLVHAGWRGTVQQIVYELIKQFSYDARDLHVVIGPATSNSYEINDDILSKFKQLPIDVTPMIDTRDDDRHGIDLKHINKQLCMYYGVSESNIYCTEHATSEELDRFFSYRIEKGNTGRMLAFISQSSEGAMNQNVS; this comes from the coding sequence ATGGAAGCATTTGTTCAACGTGGACATTACTTATCTTATGAACCGGCACTTACACAAGGCATCACGCTTGGGTTTACGACACGTCATGGTGGCGTTAGTCCATATCCAAAAGATGCGTTTAATATGGCACGTTATATAGACGATGCACCAGAGAATATTACACACCATCAAAATGTTTTGGCTGAAGAGATAGGTATTTCTCGTCAACAGTGGGTCTTTCCAATTCAAACACACGGTCATACAGTTGTTGAAATTACAGCGGCTGACCAAGGTAAAAATATTCATGAATTGTCAGATGATGTACTGTATGGTGTCGATGGTATGTATACCTTTGATACAGATACAGTATTAACAATGTGCTATGCCGATTGTGTTCCTATTTACTTTTACAGTCCCAAACATCATTTTATCGGACTTGTGCATGCAGGTTGGCGTGGTACAGTTCAGCAAATTGTTTATGAATTGATAAAACAGTTTTCATATGATGCGAGAGACTTACATGTTGTCATTGGACCAGCTACATCAAATTCTTATGAGATTAATGATGATATCCTGTCAAAGTTCAAACAACTTCCAATAGATGTCACACCGATGATCGATACACGTGATGACGATAGACATGGGATTGACTTGAAGCATATTAACAAACAACTGTGTATGTATTATGGGGTATCTGAATCCAATATTTATTGTACAGAGCATGCGACATCAGAGGAGTTAGATCGGTTTTTCTCATATCGTATTGAAAAAGGAAATACCGGACGCATGCTTGCCTTCATATCACAATCTAGCGAAGGGGCGATGAATCAAAATGTCAGTTAA